The following proteins come from a genomic window of Tepidisphaeraceae bacterium:
- a CDS encoding GTPase domain-containing protein: MSADLHQLVRDTIELTGAAPPRLLEADAPTLSSDIDESDFYFVGLIGGKEVGKSAMVNALAGQTVTAVTSHGAGTDGVVAYVHESREPAVRELLEREAAGQYRIVLHTLAGDPARVLLDLPDIDSHFQSHLALTRRMLRHMLYPIWLVSIEKYADQQPRQMLNRVAEGNDPRNFVFVLNKADQLRGDEAAIIEIRDDYAARVGAAVGMEPPRVWVVSAREPAAYDLPELQRAVTRKRSRSEVAQASQLAGQQRDRSLVAWMATQNLPERADRLARLRNDTEELLAARVVGPLLEQSLPRLASDPIYRASLIDEATGVRVARWPLVNLVHSLLSPLLIALLAIVRGGAAVRALGSTGGWVDSYLTLNGRPMHEVLQATFAHVRQTSPAVATIFIGRKLWDDRDAELAVIQLRSVLIDTIERQRSYVLARYGRSRNPISALLRWTLTIGALLWFPFVQPLLEAALQPGFARTGQELGLLMVRILGTTYLLTTVSFLVIYFVVLWLALRWMTGRRVTRWLAMWSTGEGPAELDLSRQSLNWASALTEPLRVAHVRTQNVAMELEKARQTVGKKA, from the coding sequence ATGTCCGCCGACCTTCATCAACTTGTCCGCGACACGATCGAGCTGACCGGCGCCGCGCCACCGCGGTTACTGGAGGCGGATGCGCCGACGTTGTCGAGCGACATCGACGAGAGCGACTTTTACTTCGTCGGGCTCATCGGTGGGAAGGAGGTCGGCAAGAGCGCGATGGTGAACGCGCTGGCGGGCCAGACGGTGACGGCGGTCACTTCGCATGGGGCGGGCACCGATGGCGTGGTGGCGTACGTGCACGAGTCGCGAGAGCCGGCCGTGCGCGAACTGCTCGAGCGCGAGGCGGCGGGCCAGTATCGCATTGTCTTGCACACACTGGCGGGCGACCCGGCGCGGGTGCTGCTGGACCTGCCCGATATTGATAGCCACTTTCAGTCTCACCTGGCGCTCACGCGGCGGATGCTGCGGCACATGCTCTACCCGATCTGGCTCGTCAGCATCGAGAAGTACGCCGACCAGCAGCCCCGGCAAATGCTCAACCGCGTGGCCGAGGGGAACGACCCGCGCAACTTCGTCTTCGTGCTGAACAAGGCCGACCAGCTGCGCGGCGACGAGGCCGCGATAATCGAGATTCGCGACGACTACGCCGCCCGCGTCGGCGCCGCGGTCGGCATGGAGCCGCCGCGCGTTTGGGTGGTCAGCGCGCGCGAGCCGGCCGCGTACGACTTGCCGGAACTGCAGCGGGCGGTGACGCGCAAGCGATCGCGCAGCGAGGTCGCGCAGGCCAGCCAGTTGGCCGGGCAGCAGCGCGACCGGTCGCTCGTGGCGTGGATGGCGACGCAGAACTTGCCCGAGCGTGCCGACCGGCTCGCTCGGCTGCGCAATGACACCGAGGAACTGCTGGCGGCGCGGGTGGTCGGGCCGTTGCTCGAGCAGTCTCTGCCGCGGTTGGCGAGCGATCCGATCTATCGCGCCTCGCTGATCGACGAGGCCACGGGCGTGCGCGTCGCGCGGTGGCCGTTGGTGAACCTCGTTCACTCGCTGCTGTCGCCACTGCTGATCGCGCTGCTGGCGATCGTGCGCGGTGGCGCCGCGGTGCGGGCGCTGGGGTCGACGGGTGGATGGGTCGATTCGTACCTCACGCTGAACGGCCGACCGATGCACGAAGTACTGCAGGCGACGTTCGCCCACGTACGGCAGACCTCGCCAGCCGTCGCGACGATCTTCATCGGCCGAAAGCTGTGGGATGACCGCGACGCCGAACTGGCGGTCATCCAGCTGCGCAGCGTGCTCATCGATACGATCGAACGCCAGCGGTCTTACGTGCTGGCCCGCTACGGGCGCTCTCGCAACCCAATTTCGGCGCTGTTGCGCTGGACGCTGACGATCGGCGCACTGCTCTGGTTCCCGTTCGTCCAACCCCTGCTCGAGGCGGCGCTGCAGCCGGGCTTTGCACGCACCGGGCAGGAACTGGGCCTGCTGATGGTTCGCATTCTCGGTACGACATACCTGCTGACCACGGTGTCGTTCCTGGTGATCTACTTCGTGGTGCTCTGGCTCGCGCTGCGCTGGATGACGGGCCGCCGGGTGACGCGCTGGCTGGCGATGTGGTCGACTGGCGAGGGGCCCGCGGAACTGGATTTGTCGCGGCAATCGCTAAATTGGGCGTCGGCTCTTACTGAACCGCTACGCGTGGCTCATGTGCGCACGCAGAACGTTGCGATGGAGTTGGAGAAGGCGCGGCAGACGGTGGGGAAGAAAGCTTAG
- a CDS encoding GNAT family N-acetyltransferase yields the protein MFGRFRFLNPFPLVDRELELVAPSHLLVDGMLATLRHPLTQELEPEVAAMSRGQVLEFLAQMDGGRQPADLMLGRVPSYQFWMLWNDGSGDRPRVVGSVALRIGDTPDIVQYIGHVGYNVFPPARGHHFAERATRLILPLAKAHNVRPVWITCNPTNIASRRTIERLGATFVDVVPLPHNHLLRQRGETEKNRYRIDL from the coding sequence GTGTTCGGTCGATTCCGATTTCTGAATCCGTTTCCGCTCGTCGATCGCGAGCTGGAGTTGGTCGCCCCGTCGCACCTGCTTGTGGACGGGATGCTCGCGACGCTGCGCCATCCACTGACCCAGGAGTTAGAACCAGAGGTGGCCGCAATGTCGCGCGGGCAGGTGTTGGAGTTCCTGGCGCAAATGGACGGCGGCCGTCAGCCGGCGGACCTGATGCTGGGGCGCGTGCCGAGCTACCAGTTCTGGATGCTCTGGAACGACGGTAGCGGCGACCGCCCGCGCGTGGTGGGGTCGGTCGCGCTGCGCATCGGCGACACACCGGACATCGTGCAGTACATCGGCCACGTCGGGTACAACGTCTTCCCCCCCGCCCGCGGCCACCACTTCGCCGAACGGGCGACCCGGCTCATCCTGCCGCTGGCCAAAGCCCACAACGTGCGGCCGGTCTGGATCACCTGCAACCCGACCAACATCGCCTCCCGCCGCACCATCGAACGCCTCGGCGCGACCTTCGTCGATGTCGTCCCCCTGCCCCACAACCACTTGCTGCGCCAACGCGGCGAGACCGAGAAGAACCGGTACCGCATCGACCTGTGA
- a CDS encoding ferritin-like domain-containing protein, translating to MELETLQDLMVENLRDLYSAENQILKAGPKMLKAVENEQLRTALEEHLEETKGQVERLKTIFQQLGEKPTGHHCNGMEGLLEENKEMMEEDGDAEVIAAGLIVGQQKVEHYEIAGYGSAVTFAKLLGNKQAADLLGQTLNEEKKADELLTKIAKQTINVEAKAAQNDMPNKPKSKKKK from the coding sequence GTGGAACTCGAAACGCTCCAAGACCTGATGGTCGAAAACCTCCGTGACCTCTACAGCGCCGAAAACCAGATCCTCAAGGCCGGGCCGAAGATGCTCAAAGCCGTCGAGAACGAGCAGCTGCGCACCGCGCTCGAGGAGCACTTGGAAGAGACCAAGGGTCAGGTCGAACGCCTGAAGACGATCTTCCAGCAGCTCGGTGAGAAGCCGACCGGCCATCACTGCAACGGCATGGAAGGCCTGCTGGAAGAGAACAAGGAGATGATGGAAGAGGACGGCGACGCCGAGGTGATCGCCGCCGGCCTGATCGTCGGCCAGCAGAAGGTCGAGCACTACGAGATCGCCGGCTACGGCTCGGCCGTCACGTTCGCCAAGCTGCTGGGCAACAAGCAGGCTGCCGACCTGCTCGGTCAGACGCTGAACGAGGAAAAGAAGGCTGACGAGCTGCTGACGAAGATCGCAAAGCAAACGATCAACGTGGAGGCGAAGGCCGCCCAAAACGATATGCCGAACAAGCCGAAGTCGAAGAAGAAGAAATAG
- a CDS encoding DUF6655 family protein: protein MNARPPLILLCLLLALGAATRGCATIRTTDPPRTATEQFLIRQAAITSIAQLSFDALRDRPVYVETTYLSAVDNPSTDISFLLGEMRARILTAGARIANVREDAQIILEVRSPGLGIDRVEFLLGIPGLYLNGGTSNVGVPVATPELSIIKSTKQYGYASVAFVAYWKDTGELVYQSGPFVGRTRREDWWFFGIGPRTTGDIPTVEKER, encoded by the coding sequence ATGAACGCTCGACCGCCACTCATCCTCTTGTGCCTGTTGCTGGCGCTTGGCGCCGCGACCCGCGGCTGCGCGACCATCCGCACGACCGACCCCCCGCGCACCGCGACCGAGCAGTTCCTGATCCGCCAGGCCGCCATCACGTCGATCGCGCAGTTGTCGTTCGACGCGCTGCGCGACCGACCGGTCTACGTGGAGACGACCTACCTGTCGGCGGTCGACAACCCGTCGACCGACATCTCGTTCCTGCTCGGCGAGATGCGCGCCCGCATCCTGACGGCCGGCGCCCGAATCGCGAACGTGCGCGAGGACGCGCAGATCATCCTGGAGGTGCGCAGCCCCGGGCTGGGCATCGACCGCGTCGAGTTCCTACTGGGCATTCCCGGCCTCTACTTGAACGGCGGCACGAGCAACGTCGGCGTGCCGGTCGCGACGCCGGAACTGTCGATCATCAAGAGCACGAAACAGTACGGCTACGCGAGCGTCGCCTTCGTGGCCTACTGGAAGGACACCGGCGAGCTCGTCTACCAGTCCGGCCCGTTCGTCGGCCGCACGCGCCGCGAGGACTGGTGGTTCTTCGGCATCGGCCCGCGCACCACCGGCGACATTCCAACGGTCGAAAAGGAACGGTAG
- a CDS encoding HEAT repeat domain-containing protein has protein sequence MRRFLLFTAILGTATVIGCAPAGKPKPQQPLAAKLTPRSKQPPAAPPVRQVTISPEQVTAATVELRAGLKSSDGLIRAHTIEAMRQSTPTVFEKEIVAALEDPAPIARTAAALAVGELKLSAAYPALLKLAADEDNFVQIAVRFALHRLGDTRLSRDLELFVQSDNARIRGMTAMVLGMLEEPSAVKLLRPMQGDRDAIVRLQVAEALWRLGQERGLANLAAAAVSAYPDDQMVAFIALAQPRDRRIIEHVRGGLTADYEEVRLVAARAMGMLGSDEGYTIATTGLKSVDPRKRTLGALALGAISRPDAIDALSPLLKDNNTDVRVATAGAILQLAD, from the coding sequence ATGCGACGTTTTCTCCTATTCACCGCTATTTTGGGCACGGCGACGGTCATCGGTTGCGCCCCTGCCGGCAAACCCAAACCCCAGCAACCGCTCGCGGCCAAACTCACGCCGCGGTCGAAGCAACCGCCGGCCGCCCCTCCGGTCCGGCAGGTGACGATCTCCCCGGAACAGGTCACCGCCGCGACCGTGGAACTGCGGGCCGGGTTGAAGTCGTCCGACGGCCTCATTCGCGCCCACACGATCGAGGCGATGCGTCAATCCACCCCCACGGTGTTTGAAAAAGAGATCGTCGCAGCATTGGAAGACCCGGCTCCCATCGCCCGCACCGCCGCGGCGCTGGCGGTGGGTGAACTGAAACTGTCGGCGGCTTACCCGGCTTTGCTGAAGCTGGCGGCGGACGAGGACAACTTCGTGCAGATCGCCGTCCGCTTCGCGCTGCACCGCCTGGGCGACACCCGGCTGTCGCGCGATTTGGAGCTGTTCGTCCAAAGCGACAACGCCCGCATTCGCGGGATGACCGCGATGGTCCTGGGCATGCTCGAAGAGCCCAGCGCCGTAAAGCTCCTTCGTCCCATGCAAGGCGACCGCGACGCGATCGTGCGCCTGCAGGTGGCCGAGGCGCTCTGGCGGCTCGGACAGGAACGGGGCCTGGCCAACCTGGCCGCGGCCGCGGTCAGCGCGTATCCGGACGACCAGATGGTCGCGTTCATCGCGTTGGCCCAGCCGCGCGATCGGCGGATCATCGAGCACGTGCGCGGGGGTCTGACGGCCGACTATGAGGAAGTGCGCCTCGTCGCCGCCCGCGCCATGGGCATGCTCGGCAGCGACGAGGGGTACACGATCGCCACCACCGGCCTCAAAAGTGTCGACCCCCGCAAACGCACGCTCGGCGCGCTGGCCTTGGGCGCCATCAGCCGACCCGACGCGATCGATGCGCTGTCTCCCCTGCTGAAGGACAACAACACCGACGTCCGCGTCGCCACCGCCGGCGCGATCCTGCAGTTGGCTGACTAG
- a CDS encoding GTPase domain-containing protein encodes MSASTSQIRSHLRRLDAALSSLPATAAHEAVRRHRTDAAALAFHLDRGRGATPLVAILGGTGTGKSTLVNRLLDQTLTAASFRRTHTAGCVAVARKREDVPPGWLGVEHVTDVPLPARGTPDQLAIVAGAPTDVVLIDTPDLDGDHPAHHAQADRAFRWATAVVFVVTPEKYQMTELLPYYRLASRYQLPAAFVMNKCEERVVLDDYRALLASRDWPEASVFVVPRDDAAIEPPPGAALADLQHWLAKVNEQAEARDGAAARLHDLVGRLRDHVIAPLRAERRAVDDVINRLRAMETPPAGVDVNPITQQLQRRLQQRSVLYLIGPQRVLDRARQIPSLLARLPRAAWDYVARGEVSSGGAPSYADEAKNVPDFRQLLMDAFAVVRSRVDDAVRSSDALAPLTADPTYTDAFLPADRAAAIADDELAALKEWLEARWNADPRDTRLLRKLMSVLPGADRLSKFSEAAPYLLTIVVATHHAFFGPIDLIILGGYSLAAWMTERLSNEVTARTRATNVAISDRFTKLAHDQIASVTAWLDSRSADKRALESIENAANEMEEMV; translated from the coding sequence ATGAGCGCCTCCACCAGCCAGATTCGGTCGCACCTGCGCCGCCTTGACGCGGCGTTGTCGTCGCTGCCCGCTACCGCGGCGCACGAAGCCGTGCGGCGACACCGGACGGACGCGGCGGCGCTGGCGTTTCACCTGGATCGCGGCCGCGGCGCAACGCCATTGGTGGCCATTCTGGGCGGCACCGGCACGGGCAAGAGCACGCTGGTCAATCGCCTGTTGGACCAGACGCTGACGGCCGCCAGCTTCCGGCGCACGCACACCGCCGGCTGCGTCGCGGTCGCGCGAAAGCGCGAGGATGTGCCGCCCGGCTGGTTAGGGGTTGAACATGTCACCGACGTGCCGCTACCCGCGCGCGGCACGCCGGACCAGCTGGCGATCGTCGCCGGCGCCCCGACGGACGTGGTGCTGATCGACACGCCCGACCTCGACGGCGACCACCCCGCCCACCACGCGCAGGCCGACCGTGCGTTCCGCTGGGCGACGGCGGTCGTGTTCGTGGTGACGCCGGAAAAATATCAGATGACCGAGCTGCTGCCGTACTACCGCCTCGCGTCGCGGTACCAGCTGCCGGCGGCGTTCGTGATGAACAAGTGCGAGGAGCGCGTGGTGCTGGACGATTACCGCGCGTTGCTGGCTTCTCGGGATTGGCCTGAGGCCAGCGTGTTCGTCGTGCCGCGCGATGATGCCGCGATCGAACCGCCGCCCGGCGCAGCGCTGGCCGACCTGCAACATTGGTTGGCAAAGGTGAACGAACAGGCCGAGGCGCGCGACGGCGCCGCGGCGCGCCTGCACGATTTGGTTGGCCGGCTGCGCGATCATGTCATTGCGCCGCTGCGCGCCGAACGTCGCGCCGTCGACGATGTCATCAACCGCCTGCGCGCGATGGAGACGCCGCCGGCCGGGGTCGACGTCAACCCGATCACGCAGCAGCTGCAGCGCCGGTTGCAACAGCGCAGCGTGCTTTACCTGATCGGCCCGCAGCGCGTGCTGGACCGCGCGCGGCAGATTCCGTCGCTACTGGCGCGCCTACCACGCGCAGCATGGGACTACGTGGCGCGCGGCGAGGTGTCGTCTGGCGGCGCGCCGTCGTACGCCGACGAGGCGAAGAACGTCCCCGACTTCCGGCAGCTGTTGATGGATGCGTTCGCCGTCGTGCGATCGCGCGTGGACGACGCCGTGCGATCGTCGGATGCGCTTGCCCCACTGACGGCCGACCCGACCTACACCGATGCCTTCCTGCCCGCCGATCGTGCCGCGGCGATTGCCGATGATGAACTGGCGGCGCTGAAGGAATGGCTGGAGGCCCGCTGGAACGCCGACCCGCGCGACACGCGCCTGCTGCGCAAGCTGATGAGCGTGCTGCCAGGCGCTGACCGGCTGTCGAAGTTCTCCGAGGCCGCGCCGTACCTGCTGACGATCGTCGTCGCCACGCACCACGCGTTCTTCGGCCCCATCGACCTCATCATCCTCGGCGGCTACAGCCTGGCGGCGTGGATGACCGAACGCCTGAGCAACGAGGTCACCGCCCGCACCCGCGCCACGAACGTCGCCATCTCCGATCGCTTCACGAAGCTCGCGCATGACCAGATCGCCTCGGTCACGGCGTGGCTTGATTCGCGGTCGGCGGACAAACGAGCACTGGAGTCGATCGAGAACGCGGCGAACGAAATGGAGGAGATGGTGTGA
- a CDS encoding DUF1328 family protein: MLTTLAAGALIAQAVPNLLWLAIVFFIIAIIAYVLGARGVAGMSAGIGRTLLFVFIVLAVIVAIVSLMSGGDAV; encoded by the coding sequence ATGTTGACCACACTTGCTGCCGGGGCCCTGATTGCCCAAGCCGTGCCAAACCTGCTTTGGCTGGCCATTGTGTTCTTTATTATCGCAATCATCGCGTACGTGCTGGGCGCCCGCGGCGTGGCCGGCATGAGCGCTGGCATCGGTCGCACGCTCCTGTTCGTGTTCATCGTGTTGGCCGTCATCGTCGCGATCGTCTCGCTGATGAGCGGTGGCGACGCGGTATAA
- a CDS encoding NUDIX domain-containing protein, which produces MTSERSAGVVVYISTLHGREYLLLDYGRYWDFPKGHLEKGEDDRTAALRELQEETGITDVVLDASFFHEIQYTFRSRKGPLVDKTVAFFMGQTQTRKVKISDEHVAYAFVPYEDAVKQVTYANARNLLKKAESRLDDAAKSDRMA; this is translated from the coding sequence ATGACCTCAGAACGATCGGCGGGCGTCGTCGTTTACATCTCCACCTTGCACGGCCGCGAGTACCTGCTCCTCGATTACGGTCGGTACTGGGACTTTCCCAAGGGCCACCTCGAAAAGGGCGAGGACGACCGCACGGCTGCGCTGCGCGAACTGCAGGAAGAAACCGGCATCACCGACGTGGTGCTGGACGCCAGCTTCTTCCATGAAATCCAGTACACCTTCCGCAGCCGCAAAGGACCGCTGGTTGATAAGACCGTCGCGTTCTTCATGGGCCAGACGCAGACGCGCAAAGTGAAGATCAGTGACGAGCACGTCGCGTACGCCTTTGTGCCTTATGAGGATGCGGTAAAACAGGTGACTTACGCTAATGCGCGAAACCTGCTGAAGAAGGCGGAAAGCCGACTGGATGACGCCGCTAAGAGCGACAGGATGGCGTAG